From the Nonlabens marinus S1-08 genome, one window contains:
- a CDS encoding type III pantothenate kinase has product MILAVDIGNTAIKLAVVDDVTVYDLIRSKQEDFISQVKSIQSNYPDLKNACICQVGAMDIKLLHALEGLLKVTYINQETSLPFFNKYQSVTLGNDRKALVAGALTSAPSGKEILVIDAGTCVTYDFIDADRNYWGGAISPGLHLRYQSLHNFTAQLPLLQPQKPETLIGNSTTESIHSGVVNGLALEIKGVIKKYSKKHPNLYVIITGGDAELLVKQLKNRFFASPFLMLYGIHNLYKLNS; this is encoded by the coding sequence ATGATTCTGGCTGTAGACATAGGGAATACCGCCATCAAACTCGCTGTAGTTGATGATGTCACTGTTTACGACCTTATTCGTAGCAAGCAAGAGGATTTCATTTCTCAAGTAAAAAGTATTCAATCCAACTACCCAGATCTTAAGAATGCCTGTATTTGCCAAGTAGGTGCGATGGACATTAAACTATTGCATGCCTTAGAAGGTCTATTGAAGGTAACTTATATCAATCAAGAGACTTCATTGCCCTTTTTCAACAAATACCAATCCGTCACCTTAGGCAACGACCGCAAAGCTCTTGTTGCTGGTGCGCTGACTAGCGCTCCATCAGGCAAAGAGATCTTAGTGATTGATGCAGGAACTTGTGTTACCTATGATTTTATTGATGCAGATCGTAACTATTGGGGTGGCGCTATTTCACCTGGACTTCATCTAAGATACCAGTCCCTCCATAATTTTACAGCACAACTGCCGTTATTACAACCACAAAAGCCTGAAACCTTGATAGGAAATTCTACTACAGAATCCATACATAGTGGCGTGGTCAATGGTCTAGCTCTTGAGATTAAAGGAGTAATTAAAAAATATAGTAAAAAACATCCAAATCTTTACGTAATCATAACAGGTGGGGATGCAGAACTATTGGTAAAGCAACTGAAAAACCGTTTCTTTGCCTCGCCTTTTTTGATGCTGTACGGCATCCATAATCTTTACAAATTAAATTCATGA
- the lptC gene encoding LPS export ABC transporter periplasmic protein LptC produces the protein MAIFKNIIKTTITATAVICFLACTDNLKEVAKMNTVSNQPSSEVENLLLKHTDSGYLKATIRGPLMLDYSNDSYPFTEFPDGIKVEVYETNGDTTKKTTITADYAVIFSESDLVDLKGNVKIVGTDGSTFFGDQLYWDQKSRWIFTDQPFRTDLTNKSETSGDILDSNEKLTKALVRNSSDLYYIKPEDE, from the coding sequence TTGGCAATCTTTAAAAATATAATAAAAACAACGATCACGGCAACTGCCGTGATCTGTTTTTTAGCATGTACTGATAATTTAAAGGAAGTTGCTAAAATGAATACGGTCTCCAACCAGCCATCAAGTGAGGTTGAAAACCTGTTATTGAAGCATACCGATAGTGGCTATTTAAAAGCCACCATACGTGGTCCTCTGATGCTAGATTATTCTAATGACTCCTACCCATTCACTGAATTCCCTGATGGGATTAAGGTGGAAGTTTATGAAACTAATGGTGACACCACTAAAAAAACAACCATCACTGCTGACTATGCAGTAATTTTTAGCGAGAGTGATCTAGTCGACCTTAAAGGCAATGTGAAAATTGTAGGAACAGATGGAAGCACCTTTTTTGGAGACCAGCTGTACTGGGATCAAAAATCAAGATGGATTTTTACAGACCAACCCTTCCGTACTGATTTAACTAATAAAAGTGAAACATCTGGGGATATTCTCGATTCAAACGAGAAGCTTACTAAAGCTTTAGTGCGCAATTCCAGTGATCTATACTACATAAAACCTGAAGATGAGTAA
- a CDS encoding peptidylprolyl isomerase, whose amino-acid sequence MAILGKIRSQGLFLIIIIALALFAFIIGDLIRQGSFNSDDQNVVGYVGDTELNRQEFSRQVEATMNQRAGMSTIQAANIVWDQQVRDAVLQEQITAAGIQVTDEQVSNYMKAAYARFPQFQDENGQFSDALFAQYVNQAATQNPQGWQQDLDNAANQVRQQRLFTLLKSGVIGTTIDGEFAYRLENDNRDFQYVNIPYSSIPDSEVEVTKSEIKSYIKDHEKQFQADANRDIQYVLFADKASEADTKALEAEMNQYITGKENQYDDATKQKVTTPGLKTTENPEAFVNANSDLPFTGRYTMVSKLSPAERAIATLDEGSIYGPYKDGEYSKVSKVLDKKTLNDSVKNRHILVPFAGATRAGSDVTMTKEAAKKLADSIASTIGSSKESYDTRFEYYQENEPQILAQDIGWVVYSGNAAQFAPGYTEFLYNNNEGSVGVAESGFGYHVIRIDETGAAGEAIKLATVAKKVMPSKATTKNLYTQTQKFQLAARSEDFSALAKEYEVEVVPVRSLKALDENLPGISRNRSIVQWSFDKDREVGDVERFETPEGYVVAQVTKISDKGLMSVEEASATVTPILRNKKKAEMIKNKINSKDLNTIATNQKQTVQTATAINRMSPILAGIGQEPKVVGTAFGLKEGQVSKPIAGEKGVFVIKVTAIENAPDLDNYSNDAKLVAQRTANQSTSALVEALKKATEIEDKRSVFY is encoded by the coding sequence ATGGCCATTTTAGGTAAAATCAGGTCTCAGGGCTTGTTTCTGATCATCATTATTGCACTGGCGCTTTTTGCGTTTATTATAGGTGATTTGATACGTCAAGGGAGTTTTAATAGCGACGACCAGAATGTGGTGGGCTATGTAGGTGATACGGAATTGAATCGTCAAGAGTTCAGCCGTCAGGTGGAAGCTACCATGAATCAACGTGCTGGAATGTCTACCATCCAGGCAGCAAATATTGTTTGGGATCAACAAGTGCGTGATGCGGTCTTGCAAGAGCAAATTACTGCTGCTGGCATTCAAGTAACAGATGAGCAAGTTTCTAATTATATGAAAGCGGCTTATGCTCGATTCCCTCAATTCCAGGATGAAAACGGTCAGTTCTCAGACGCTCTTTTTGCGCAATATGTGAATCAAGCGGCTACACAAAACCCTCAAGGATGGCAGCAAGATCTTGATAATGCAGCAAATCAAGTGCGTCAACAGCGCTTGTTCACCTTACTCAAAAGCGGTGTAATAGGTACAACTATTGACGGTGAGTTTGCTTATCGATTAGAAAATGACAATCGGGACTTTCAATATGTAAACATCCCTTACTCTTCCATCCCAGATAGTGAAGTAGAAGTAACTAAGTCTGAAATCAAATCCTACATCAAGGATCATGAGAAGCAGTTTCAAGCAGATGCGAACAGAGATATCCAATACGTTCTTTTTGCAGACAAAGCGTCTGAAGCAGATACGAAAGCTCTAGAAGCTGAAATGAATCAATATATCACTGGCAAAGAAAACCAGTATGATGATGCTACTAAGCAAAAGGTAACTACTCCAGGTTTGAAAACTACTGAAAACCCAGAAGCCTTTGTAAATGCAAACTCTGATCTTCCTTTCACAGGCAGATACACCATGGTTTCCAAGTTGAGCCCTGCTGAACGTGCCATCGCTACTTTAGATGAAGGTTCAATTTACGGTCCTTACAAGGATGGAGAATATTCTAAAGTTTCTAAAGTATTAGACAAGAAAACCTTGAATGACAGTGTAAAGAATAGACATATACTCGTTCCTTTCGCTGGTGCTACAAGAGCAGGGTCTGATGTTACTATGACTAAAGAAGCAGCTAAAAAACTAGCAGACAGCATTGCCTCTACTATTGGAAGCAGTAAAGAGAGTTACGATACTCGATTTGAATACTATCAAGAAAATGAGCCGCAAATATTAGCTCAAGATATAGGCTGGGTAGTGTACTCCGGTAATGCAGCACAGTTTGCACCTGGATATACCGAGTTCTTGTACAACAATAATGAAGGAAGTGTTGGAGTCGCGGAAAGTGGCTTTGGTTACCACGTAATCCGAATTGATGAAACTGGCGCAGCTGGAGAAGCAATAAAGCTGGCTACAGTGGCTAAAAAGGTGATGCCTTCTAAGGCAACCACCAAAAACTTGTACACTCAAACTCAAAAATTCCAACTAGCAGCAAGAAGCGAAGATTTTTCGGCTTTGGCTAAAGAATATGAAGTAGAGGTAGTACCAGTACGTAGCTTAAAAGCATTAGACGAAAACCTTCCTGGAATCAGTAGGAATCGTTCAATTGTACAATGGTCTTTTGATAAAGATCGAGAAGTGGGCGATGTAGAGCGATTTGAAACTCCTGAAGGCTACGTAGTTGCTCAAGTAACAAAAATAAGCGACAAAGGCTTGATGTCTGTTGAGGAAGCAAGTGCTACCGTAACGCCTATTTTAAGAAATAAGAAAAAAGCAGAGATGATCAAGAACAAAATCAACTCTAAAGATTTGAATACCATCGCTACTAATCAGAAGCAAACCGTTCAAACGGCAACAGCTATTAACAGAATGTCTCCTATTCTAGCAGGTATTGGTCAAGAACCTAAAGTAGTAGGAACTGCTTTCGGTTTGAAGGAAGGCCAAGTTTCTAAGCCTATCGCTGGTGAGAAAGGTGTTTTTGTAATCAAGGTTACTGCGATAGAAAACGCTCCTGACTTAGACAATTATTCTAATGATGCTAAACTAGTAGCACAACGTACTGCTAATCAATCTACATCTGCGCTAGTAGAGGCTTTGAAAAAAGCAACGGAGATTGAAGATAAAAGGTCTGTTTTCTACTAG
- a CDS encoding S9 family peptidase yields the protein MIKNCLLTLAFIIASTSAIAQQNITVEDIYTGAFSTEGLQSLNSLNNGEEYLVLNRNADRSQSVDKYSYLTGEKVATLVSSNDIKLPIRNYELSDDEQLMMITSQRIPIFRRSANSMVHVYNLNTKELTTVSDQLVRSASFSPDGKKVAYVLENNIYYKNLETGATVQVTTDGVINKLINGVTDWVYEEEFSLVQAYQWSPNSKQIAFISFDETDVPEFSMDVYGSELYQKPYVFKYPKAGEKNSVVGLNLYDLESNTRKNVNLNRNEEFYIARLNYSPNGKLAVQVLNRYQNVLDFYYVNPDGEAAIAFTEKDDAYVDVTDDLTFLEDGSFLWTSEKDNWRHIYLYDANGEEKRQITSGAWDVTSYYGYDAISKRIYYQSTEDGSINRGIYSISLKAKDKKKLSNQLGSNSADFSKNFTYYINTYSSASTPPVYTLNRAKDGKQVREIVNNNELLSKLKNYKLSPKEFSTLNVNGNDLNMYMIKPLDFDATKEYPVLMFQYSGPGSQSVSNSWYGSNDYWHSMLANDGYIVVCVDPRGTGYKGADFKKVTQRELGKYEVEDQIQAARQLGEMDYIDAGRIGIWGWSYGGFMSSNCILKGNDVFSTAIAVAPVTNWRFYDTIYTERYMVTPQENPTGYDENSPINYVDQLKGNYLLVHGSADDNVHVQNTMLMIEALVQANKQFDWAIYPDKNHGIYGGNTRIHLYNKMTNFIKKNL from the coding sequence ATGATTAAAAATTGCCTATTGACTCTGGCCTTTATTATCGCCAGTACCAGTGCCATCGCGCAACAAAACATTACTGTAGAAGATATTTATACCGGCGCCTTCTCAACGGAAGGTTTGCAGTCCCTTAACTCCCTAAACAATGGTGAGGAATACCTGGTTCTCAATCGCAATGCAGACCGTTCCCAATCTGTGGACAAATACAGTTACTTGACCGGAGAGAAAGTAGCCACCTTAGTTTCCAGTAACGACATTAAGTTGCCTATACGCAATTATGAGCTGAGTGATGATGAGCAGCTGATGATGATTACCTCTCAGCGCATTCCTATTTTCAGAAGATCTGCTAATAGTATGGTTCATGTTTACAATCTTAATACGAAAGAACTTACCACTGTGAGCGATCAACTTGTTCGTAGTGCTTCTTTTTCCCCTGATGGAAAAAAAGTTGCCTATGTACTTGAAAATAATATTTACTACAAGAATTTAGAAACCGGTGCAACAGTTCAAGTGACTACTGATGGGGTAATCAATAAATTGATCAATGGAGTCACAGACTGGGTATATGAAGAAGAGTTTTCCCTAGTTCAAGCCTACCAGTGGAGCCCTAATAGCAAGCAAATTGCATTCATCTCTTTTGATGAGACTGACGTTCCAGAATTTTCTATGGATGTATACGGGAGCGAATTGTATCAAAAACCATATGTTTTTAAATATCCCAAAGCTGGTGAAAAAAATAGTGTTGTAGGACTAAATCTTTATGACCTAGAAAGCAATACCCGTAAAAACGTGAACTTGAATCGCAACGAGGAATTTTATATCGCGCGTTTGAATTACTCTCCTAACGGCAAACTGGCAGTTCAGGTATTGAATCGTTATCAAAACGTATTAGATTTTTATTACGTCAATCCTGATGGAGAAGCAGCTATAGCTTTTACTGAAAAAGATGATGCTTATGTAGATGTTACTGATGACCTGACTTTCTTAGAAGATGGGAGTTTCCTATGGACAAGTGAAAAAGACAATTGGAGGCACATTTACCTCTATGATGCCAATGGAGAAGAAAAAAGACAGATCACCTCAGGAGCATGGGACGTGACTTCTTATTATGGTTATGATGCTATATCAAAACGGATTTATTATCAAAGCACAGAGGATGGAAGTATCAATCGCGGGATCTATTCTATATCGCTCAAGGCAAAAGACAAGAAAAAACTGTCCAATCAGCTAGGATCAAATAGTGCAGATTTCAGCAAGAACTTTACGTATTACATCAATACTTATTCTAGTGCTTCCACTCCACCAGTTTACACATTGAACCGTGCGAAAGATGGAAAGCAAGTGCGGGAGATTGTCAACAATAACGAATTGTTGAGCAAACTCAAAAATTACAAATTATCACCTAAGGAGTTCTCTACACTCAATGTCAATGGTAATGATTTGAATATGTACATGATCAAACCATTAGATTTTGATGCCACTAAAGAGTATCCAGTATTAATGTTTCAATACAGCGGGCCTGGATCACAGTCCGTTTCTAACAGCTGGTATGGTTCTAACGATTACTGGCACAGCATGCTGGCTAACGATGGCTACATCGTGGTTTGTGTAGATCCAAGAGGTACAGGTTATAAAGGTGCTGATTTCAAAAAAGTCACTCAGCGAGAGTTAGGAAAATATGAAGTAGAAGATCAAATCCAGGCAGCTCGCCAGTTGGGAGAAATGGACTATATAGATGCTGGCCGTATAGGAATATGGGGATGGAGTTATGGAGGCTTTATGAGCTCCAACTGTATTTTAAAAGGAAACGATGTATTTAGTACTGCTATCGCAGTGGCACCAGTGACCAACTGGAGATTTTATGACACTATTTATACAGAGCGTTATATGGTGACGCCACAAGAGAATCCTACAGGTTATGATGAGAACAGTCCTATCAACTATGTGGATCAATTAAAAGGAAATTACCTATTGGTTCACGGTAGTGCAGACGATAATGTACACGTGCAGAATACTATGTTGATGATTGAGGCATTAGTACAGGCAAATAAGCAGTTTGACTGGGCGATTTACCCTGATAAGAATCACGGTATTTACGGTGGTAACACCCGCATACATTTATATAATAAGATGACCAACTTCATCAAAAAAAACCTTTAA
- a CDS encoding hemolysin family protein, whose product MLEQILIIIGMLILSAFFSGMEIAYVSSNKIHIELEKRQQDFIGRVLRNLTAQPSKFIITMLIGNSVALVVYGFAMGDLLTEQLSLLYPTLANSGFQLLLVQTVISTLIILLTAEFLPKVFFQIYANELLKFFAIPAYLFYLLFWGVSWFCIQLSDFVLKTFFKSNGDEIQLSFSKLELGNYITEQMESAQEQQEVDSEIQIFQNALDFGGLKAREVMVPRTEMISVQESTEIKDLNKKFVNTGLSKILIHKETMDDITGYVHSFDLFKSPATIGDIRREVLNVPETMLVKDVLNLLIKRHKSVAIVLDEYGGTSGLITVEDIVEELFGEIEDEHDSDQFIESQISETCFKLSARLEVDYINERYKLDLPEDEQYETLGGLIVHKTENIPDELEEVIIDSYCFRILEKSNNKIDLVELNIIVEE is encoded by the coding sequence ATGCTGGAACAGATTCTTATCATTATAGGCATGCTCATATTGAGCGCTTTCTTTTCAGGGATGGAAATTGCCTATGTATCTTCTAATAAGATACATATTGAGCTAGAAAAACGACAGCAAGATTTTATAGGTCGGGTTTTGCGTAATCTAACCGCACAACCGTCAAAGTTTATTATTACCATGCTTATAGGCAACAGTGTGGCGCTAGTCGTCTATGGGTTTGCTATGGGCGATTTATTGACAGAACAACTTTCTCTACTCTACCCCACTCTAGCAAATAGCGGTTTCCAACTCTTACTGGTACAGACCGTCATCTCTACATTAATCATCTTACTGACTGCTGAGTTTTTGCCTAAAGTATTTTTTCAGATTTATGCAAATGAACTGCTCAAGTTTTTTGCCATACCCGCTTATTTGTTCTACCTGTTGTTTTGGGGAGTTTCTTGGTTTTGTATCCAATTATCTGACTTTGTCCTCAAGACGTTTTTCAAGTCCAATGGCGATGAAATTCAGCTTTCATTTTCTAAGCTAGAATTAGGAAACTACATCACTGAGCAAATGGAAAGTGCTCAAGAACAGCAAGAAGTAGACAGTGAGATTCAGATCTTTCAAAATGCCCTAGACTTCGGTGGACTCAAGGCTCGTGAGGTTATGGTTCCAAGGACTGAAATGATATCAGTTCAAGAAAGCACAGAAATTAAAGACCTGAATAAAAAATTCGTCAATACCGGCTTGAGCAAAATACTGATCCATAAAGAAACCATGGATGATATCACTGGATATGTACACAGTTTTGACTTATTCAAATCGCCCGCAACTATAGGAGACATAAGACGCGAAGTACTGAACGTTCCAGAAACCATGCTGGTAAAGGACGTTCTCAACTTATTGATCAAGCGCCACAAAAGCGTGGCTATCGTGCTCGATGAATATGGCGGGACTTCCGGATTGATCACGGTTGAGGACATCGTGGAGGAACTTTTTGGAGAAATTGAAGATGAGCATGACTCTGACCAGTTTATAGAATCCCAGATCAGTGAGACTTGTTTCAAATTAAGTGCTCGATTAGAAGTAGATTATATCAACGAACGCTACAAACTGGACCTTCCTGAAGATGAACAATATGAAACCCTTGGAGGTTTAATCGTTCACAAAACTGAAAATATTCCTGATGAGCTGGAAGAAGTCATCATCGACTCTTACTGTTTTAGAATTCTAGAAAAGTCAAATAATAAAATTGACTTAGTGGAACTCAACATCATCGTTGAGGAGTAG
- a CDS encoding hydroxymethylglutaryl-CoA reductase, degradative, producing MNQPVQGFSKLSKSQKIDWLVSQQLKDSTTAREVLLQYWNTDEKLQELHDGFSENTITNYYLPLGLAPNFMINGDLKTIPMVIEESSVVAAASKAAKFWLNRGGFKTTIKGTTKSGQVHLNYAGLRSEMEAFYAFAKADLLKSIVHINASMKSRGGGLLSLELVDKTEALKGYYQLHATFDTRDAMGANFINTVLEQLANTLREKASEYQGFSIAPPEVVMSILSNYVPDCVVHVEVSCPLVDLGTINGMAGADFARKFVQAVDVARVEPLRAVTHNKGIMNGIDAVVLATGNDFRAVEAGVHAYASRDGQYRSLTRARVEDEVFTFEADFPLALGTVGGLTSLHPLAKLSLQIMGNPDARELMGITAVCGLAQNFAALHSLVTTGIQSGHMKMHLNNMLEQIGATLEEKTELRQEYGNKTPSFSALKESLERMREWQ from the coding sequence ATGAATCAACCCGTTCAAGGTTTCTCTAAACTTTCAAAATCACAAAAAATTGATTGGCTGGTTTCCCAGCAGCTCAAGGATTCTACCACAGCTCGTGAGGTGCTTCTACAGTACTGGAATACAGACGAGAAGCTACAGGAATTACATGATGGTTTTAGTGAGAATACCATAACCAACTACTATTTGCCATTGGGACTCGCTCCCAATTTTATGATTAATGGCGATCTCAAAACCATCCCTATGGTCATTGAAGAAAGCAGTGTAGTTGCGGCAGCCAGTAAGGCGGCAAAGTTTTGGTTGAATCGTGGTGGTTTCAAAACGACGATCAAGGGCACTACTAAATCAGGCCAAGTGCATTTAAACTATGCAGGATTGCGCAGTGAGATGGAGGCTTTTTACGCTTTCGCGAAAGCGGACTTGCTGAAATCTATAGTGCACATCAACGCCAGCATGAAATCTAGAGGTGGTGGATTGTTAAGTTTAGAACTGGTCGATAAAACCGAAGCGCTGAAAGGCTACTATCAATTGCACGCAACCTTTGATACTCGCGATGCTATGGGGGCCAATTTTATCAATACGGTACTCGAGCAATTAGCAAACACGTTGCGCGAGAAAGCCTCAGAGTACCAAGGTTTCTCTATCGCCCCACCAGAAGTTGTCATGTCCATCTTGAGTAACTACGTCCCTGATTGTGTGGTACATGTGGAGGTTTCTTGTCCACTAGTTGATCTAGGAACGATAAATGGAATGGCTGGTGCTGATTTTGCTCGCAAATTTGTCCAAGCTGTTGATGTTGCTAGAGTAGAACCTTTACGCGCGGTAACTCATAACAAAGGAATCATGAACGGTATCGATGCGGTTGTGTTAGCCACAGGTAATGATTTCAGAGCTGTGGAGGCTGGAGTGCATGCCTATGCCTCAAGGGATGGTCAATACCGCAGTTTGACGCGTGCACGAGTAGAAGATGAGGTGTTCACGTTTGAAGCTGACTTTCCTCTTGCTTTAGGAACGGTAGGTGGTTTAACTTCACTGCATCCTTTAGCAAAATTATCGCTCCAAATCATGGGGAATCCTGACGCACGAGAGTTGATGGGGATTACCGCCGTCTGTGGACTGGCTCAAAATTTTGCAGCGCTACATTCGCTCGTTACAACAGGTATACAGTCTGGTCATATGAAAATGCACCTGAACAATATGCTAGAACAAATAGGAGCAACACTAGAGGAAAAAACAGAGTTGCGTCAGGAATATGGCAATAAAACACCCAGTTTTTCTGCGCTGAAGGAATCATTAGAAAGAATGCGGGAATGGCAATAG
- a CDS encoding membrane protein, producing the protein MIRSILTVLFLFTIMGSWAQSRTSSPYSFFGLGQQTFRGTIENRSMAGIRTYSDSIHLNLQNPASYSKLRLTTYAIGMNHTETFASTEDSNDTYDATSIQYVSIGVPVSPKTAFGFGLIPFQSVGYTIGSVSPERYSRFTGEGSLNRAYFSLGHQLTKNISIGGEFRYNFGEETNSSSIAFNEVQFGTREENETDLSGISFNLAINYDKILDNGNSFNASFIYQPEADITARNVRRLSTITVGADLTENIFVTRESPETKQELKLREEYTIGIGYGKPLNWNLAAEYSLRGSSSSAARSFAPDNSEFTDAASYRVGGFYIPNFNSISSYWDRVVYRGGMRYEESGLRLNGEDVNEFGISFGLGLPIGRGASFSNANIGFEYGQRGTQNAGLIKEDFFSISIGLSLNDRWFQKRRYN; encoded by the coding sequence ATGATAAGAAGTATTTTAACCGTTTTGTTCCTATTTACCATTATGGGCAGTTGGGCACAATCGCGTACTTCCTCACCCTACTCCTTTTTTGGACTAGGACAGCAAACATTTAGAGGCACAATTGAGAATCGCAGCATGGCTGGGATCAGGACTTATAGCGACAGTATTCACCTGAACCTGCAAAATCCAGCCTCGTATAGCAAACTGAGGTTGACTACCTATGCTATAGGAATGAACCATACCGAAACCTTTGCAAGTACTGAGGATAGCAATGATACTTATGATGCCACCTCTATACAATATGTCAGTATTGGAGTGCCTGTAAGTCCTAAGACGGCTTTCGGCTTTGGTTTAATACCATTCCAATCTGTAGGTTATACTATTGGTTCTGTAAGTCCAGAGCGCTATAGCCGCTTTACTGGCGAAGGCTCTTTAAACCGTGCATACTTTAGTTTAGGTCATCAGTTGACTAAAAACATCAGTATCGGTGGAGAATTTAGGTACAACTTTGGAGAAGAAACTAATTCTTCCAGTATCGCATTCAACGAAGTGCAATTTGGTACCCGAGAAGAAAATGAAACTGACTTGAGTGGTATCTCCTTCAACTTAGCCATCAATTACGATAAGATACTCGATAACGGGAATTCATTTAACGCATCATTCATATATCAACCAGAAGCAGATATCACTGCTAGGAACGTACGTCGCTTGAGTACCATTACCGTGGGTGCAGATTTAACTGAGAATATATTTGTTACCCGTGAAAGCCCTGAAACTAAACAAGAATTGAAATTGCGCGAAGAGTATACCATAGGCATAGGCTATGGGAAACCTTTAAACTGGAATCTTGCTGCTGAATATTCGCTGAGAGGCTCTAGTTCCTCTGCAGCGCGGTCCTTTGCACCTGATAATAGCGAGTTTACAGATGCAGCATCCTACCGGGTAGGAGGTTTTTATATCCCTAATTTCAATAGTATCTCAAGTTACTGGGATAGAGTCGTCTACCGTGGTGGAATGCGCTATGAAGAGAGTGGTCTACGTCTTAATGGAGAAGACGTTAATGAGTTTGGCATATCTTTTGGATTAGGACTACCCATAGGACGCGGCGCTTCCTTCTCAAATGCAAACATAGGATTTGAATACGGGCAGCGTGGAACGCAAAATGCTGGTTTGATAAAAGAAGATTTCTTCAGTATTTCTATAGGACTTTCATTAAATGACCGATGGTTCCAAAAAAGACGTTACAATTAA
- a CDS encoding GYDIA family GHMP kinase codes for MAIAGDLFEVTKAQFSAHGKFLLTGEYAVLDNVDALAMPLKLDQRLIIQPRDDQQVVWKSYNADGSLWLDVQFSIADLRNDSFDHVNPVFKKLLQILKSALQLSNYTNFYNGFDAVTQLDFDRKSGMGTSSTLIAMIADWVGCDAYKLQFESFGGSGYDIACARATSPIIYNYNETEPLVQAISYEPEFTDQLFFIYLNQKQNSRESIARFNTEKLTTEIRQQLNEMPKRFLETENDLQAFENVIYEHESIVAGLIGAKPIKERFFPDYQGAVKSLGGWGGDYMLVTGTDNSLNYFKGKGYHQILNWEEVALG; via the coding sequence ATGGCAATAGCTGGTGATCTCTTTGAAGTTACTAAAGCTCAATTTTCAGCTCACGGTAAGTTTTTGCTGACAGGCGAATATGCTGTTTTAGATAATGTAGATGCGCTCGCTATGCCTCTTAAGTTAGACCAACGACTGATCATTCAGCCACGAGATGATCAGCAAGTTGTTTGGAAAAGCTACAATGCAGATGGAAGCTTATGGTTAGACGTACAATTTTCAATAGCAGATTTGAGGAATGACAGTTTTGATCATGTTAATCCTGTGTTCAAAAAGCTACTACAAATATTGAAAAGCGCGCTTCAACTTTCGAACTACACTAACTTTTATAACGGATTTGACGCGGTAACTCAGCTAGACTTTGACCGTAAATCTGGAATGGGAACTAGTTCCACCCTTATTGCCATGATTGCGGATTGGGTAGGTTGTGATGCTTATAAATTACAGTTTGAAAGTTTTGGAGGTAGTGGATACGATATTGCTTGCGCAAGAGCCACTTCACCCATAATTTATAATTACAATGAAACAGAGCCACTGGTACAAGCAATAAGCTATGAACCAGAGTTTACAGACCAATTGTTTTTTATTTACCTGAATCAAAAACAAAACAGCCGTGAGTCTATTGCTCGTTTCAATACTGAAAAATTAACTACCGAGATAAGACAACAGTTAAATGAAATGCCCAAGCGCTTCCTGGAGACCGAAAATGACCTTCAAGCTTTTGAAAATGTAATTTATGAGCATGAAAGTATAGTTGCAGGTTTGATAGGAGCGAAGCCTATTAAAGAGCGGTTTTTTCCAGATTATCAAGGAGCGGTGAAATCTTTAGGAGGATGGGGAGGCGATTATATGCTGGTGACTGGCACAGATAACAGCTTGAATTATTTCAAAGGTAAAGGGTATCATCAGATACTCAATTGGGAGGAAGTGGCTTTAGGTTAA